One Fulvia fulva chromosome 8, complete sequence DNA window includes the following coding sequences:
- a CDS encoding DNA polymerase epsilon subunit C, which produces MPYNNTPIAPPEEITGTASLPLARVKKIIAVDPDISACSNNAAFVITVATEMFLRHLVEHSFNQVRTENAQKPRRNIQYRDVANAVARVENLEFLTDVVPKTMTYKQFKQKQAAKPEPAHGGAAVAQNGQATLDGHLGAKEAQATNGADVMDVDDEPERPAPAPQTSGHSPQVVVGRSEAEMEQ; this is translated from the exons ATGCCGTACAACAACACACCCATCGCGCCTCCCGAAGAGATCACAGGCACCGCCAGTCTGCCCCTCGCCCGCGTCAAGAAAATCATCGCCGTCGACCCGGACATCAGCGCCTGCAGCAACAATGCCGCCTTCGTAATCACAGTCGCGACCGAAATGTTCCTACGCCATCTCGTCGAGCACTCTTTCAACCAAGTCAGGACCGAGAACGCACAGAAACCTCGGCGGAACATTCAATATCGCGATGTTG CCAACGCAGTAGCCCGCGTCGAAAACCTCGAGTTCCTCACCGACGTCGTCCCCAAAACCATGACCTACAAACAATTCAAGCAGAAACAAGCCGCGAAGCCTGAGCCCGCGCATGGCGGAGCAGCCGTGGCACAGAATGGGCAAGCGACCTTGGATGGTCATCTTGGCGCGAAAGAGGCGCAGGCGACGAATGGGGCTGACGTGATGGATGTGGACGATGAGCCGGAGAGACCTGCGCCGGCACCACAGACGAGTGGACATTCGCCGCAGGTTGTGGTGGGGAGGAGTGAGGCGGAGATGGAGCAGTAG
- a CDS encoding putative chloride channel protein, which translates to TLSQNETGLQSHVSPADAIAAEEIAEIKRYEDFTTIDWVQDAARENQRRKVRRQERANFFDAEGKLGWRRKVWEAYDAGQGWIVITLIGAAIGLNAAILNIVTEWLSDVKLGYCTTAFYLNESFCCWGAESGCEEWHRWSSWSGINYVLYIAFSTGFAFVSARLVKSFAPYAAGSGISEIKCIIAGFVMKGFLGFWTLMIKSIGLPLAIASGLSVGKEGPSVHYAVCTGNVVSRMFDKYRRNAAKTREILSACAAAGVAVAFGSPIGGVLFSLEEMSNYFPLKTMWRSYFCALVATAVLAGMNPFRTGQLVMFTVRYDRSWHFFEIPFYIIIGAFGGMYGAFVMKWNLRAQAFRKRYLTKYAILEATLLALGTAIVCYPNMFLRIDMTESMEILFLECEGTHDYDKLCDKSNRWHMVLSLAIATVLRIFLVIISYGCNVPAGIFVPSMAIGASFGRMVGILVQALHESFPDAAFFAACKPDVPCITPGTYAFLGAGAALSGIMHLTVSVVVIMFELTGALTYILPTMIVVGVTKGLSEIFGKGGIADRMIWFNGFPFLDNKEEHTFGVPVSQTMTADPTVLPASGLTLSQVERVTAETKYQGFPIVEDLESSMLLGYIGRTELRYAIDRAKQAQPLSPQAKCHFAPQEAPRTAVPPSAITAAVSFDELDATAGAMNVDFSKFVDPVPLVVHPRLPLETAMELFKKLGPRVILIEHRGRVTGLVTVKDCLKYQFQAEAHENPRDDSGQQATQEKLWDIIRGSATWIGGKIGRASGGRLRLGDHHSHSSSPPDSADIRQSDGLDEEGRGPAAGGVELQDRREVLSRLSFLKRSTRCTVGMRMRQYVNVYLDDLAQPEEGQQITAEMFHAKGNAVRTAPTAGGTHSGNRTGSGKDFVAPRTLRWFTRGWTLQELIASSHVKFYCKTEKSIGALSDLVLPVSQVTGIHVSLLKHQRLLASFSIAQRMNWASKRVTTRVEDRAYSLLGIFNVNMPVIYGEGAKAFQRLQEEILRAYSDHTIFAWRPSGPEETRSYRQDLLASSPADFHHPSFKCLRKTPRGSSQREYEITARNVTFDLPVLDVPVARRGSKSHPTHTVAMLNCGHEDRLTSHITLVLYKNSTGDYSRASLH; encoded by the exons ACCCTATCGCAGAACGAGACTGGTCTTCAGAGTCATGTCAGCCCCGCCGATGCCATCGCGGCCGAAGAGATCGCCGAGATCAAACGATATGAGGACTTCACCACCATAGATTGGGTCCAGGACGCCGCACGCGAGAATCAACGCCGCAAGGTCCGTCGGCAGGAACGAGCGAATTTCTTCGATGCAGAAGGCAAGCTCGGTTGGAGGAGGAAGGTGTGGGAGGCTTACGATGCTGGGCAGGGCTGGATTGTCATTACGTTGATAGGTGCTGCGATAGGTCTGAACGCGGCTATTCTGAATATCGTGACGGAGTGGCTGAGTGATGTAAAACTTGGGTATTGTACCACTGCCTTCTACCTTAATGAGAGCTTTTGTTGTTGGGGAGCGGAAAGTGGGTGTGAGGAGTGGCATCGGTGGAGTAGTTGGAGTGGGATTAACTATGTGCTGTACATTGCGTTCAGTACAGGGTTTGCATTTGTGAGCGCGAGGCTGGTGAAAAGTTTCGCGCCATATGCGGCGGGGAGTGGAATCAGTGAGATCAAGTGTATCATTGCGGGATTCGTGATGAAGGGCTTTCTCGGCTTTTGGACGCTGATGATCAAGAGCATTGGACTACCGCTGGCGATTGCGAGTGGGTTGAGTGTTGGTAAGGAGGGGCCGAGCGTGCACTATGCGGTGTGCACGGGAAATGTTGTCAGTAGGATGTTCGACAAGTATCGACGAAATGCTGCGAAGACGAGGGAAATACTGTCGGCTTGCGCGGCTGCTGGTGTGGCTGTTGCGTTTGGAAGTCCGATTGGAGGTGTGCTGTTCAGTCTGGAGGAGATGAGCAACTACTTCCCGTTAAAGACGATGTGGAGGTCCTACTTCTGCGCTCTGGTTGCGACGGCAGTGCTGGCTGGCATGAATCCTTTTCGAACTGGACAGCTGGTCATGTTCACTGTACGATATGACCGGAGCTGGCACTTTTTCGAGATACCCTTCTACATTATCATTGGAGCTTTCGGCGGAATGTACGGAGCTTTCGTCATGAAGTGGAATCTACGAGCGCAGGCATTCCGGAAACGTTATCTTACCAAGTATGCGATCCTAGAAGCGACACTCCTCGCCCTCGGCACGGCAATCGTCTGCTATCCGAACATGTTTCTACGGATCGACATGACCGAGAGTATGGAGATTCTCTTCCTGGAGTGCGAAGGCACACACGACTACGACAAGCTATGCGACAAGTCGAATCGCTGGCACATGGTTCTATCCCTAGCAATAGCCACAGTCTTGCGGATCTTCCTCGTCATCATCTCATATGGATGTAATGTGCCTGCTGGCATCTTTGTTCCCTCGATGGCTATCGGTGCCTCCTTCGGACGCATGGTTGGCATCCTGGTACAAGCACTCCACGAATCCTTCCCAGACGCTGCGTTCTTCGCAGCCTGCAAGCCCGACGTGCCTTGCATTACGCCGGGAACATATGCATTCCTTGGTGCTGGCGCAGCACTTTCGGGTATCATGCACCTGACAGTATCGGTCGTGGTCATCATGTTCGAGCTTACCGGCGCCTTGACATACATCTTGCCGACCATGATTGTGGTTGGCGTGACGAAAGGGCTGAGCGAGATCTTTGGTAAAGGCGGCATTGCGGATCGCATGATCTGGTTCAATGGCTTCCCTTTTCTGGATAACAAGGAAGAGCATACCTTTGGCGTTCCAGTTTCGCAGACCATGACTGCCGATCCGACAGTGCTACCAGCAAGTGGCTTGACTTTGAGCCAAGTCGAACGAGTCACTGCAGAAACGAAATACCAAGGTTTTCCGATCGTTGAAGATCTCGAGTCGAGTATGCTCCTCGGATACATTGGACGGACTGAGCTGAGGTATGCGATCGATCGCGCCAAGCAAGCCCAGCCCTTGTCACCGCAAGCGAAATGTCACTTTGCACCACAAGAGGCACCTCGAACAGCAGTGCCGCCCTCAGCGATTACCGCGGCAGTCTCTTTCGATGAATTGGACGCAACCGCTGGCGCCATGAACGTCGACTTCAGCAAATTCGTCGACCCAGTGCCTCTAGTCGTACATCCACGCCTACCGCTCGAAACAGCAATGGAACTGTTCAAGAAGCTCGGTCCCCGAGTCATCTTGATCGAGCACCGAGGGCGCGTCACTGGTCTGGTCACCGTAAAGGACTGTCTCAAGTACCAGTTCCAAGCAGAAGCTCACGAAAATCCACGAGATGACAGTGGCCAGCAAGCCACGCAAGAGAAGCTCTGGGATATAATTCGGGGGTCTGCAACCTGGATTGGTGGCAAGATTGGGCGAGCGAGTGGTGGCAGATTAAGGCTAGGTGATCATCATAGCCATTCGAGCTCGCCGCCGGATAGTGCTGATATACGACAATCTGATGGGTTGGATGAAGAAGGGAGGGGCCCTGCCGCTGGCGGCGTGGAGTTGCAGGATAGAAGGGAGGTGCTTTC CCGCCTCAGCTTTCTGAAGCGATCAACTCGATGTACCGTTGGTATGCGAATGCGGCAGTATGTTAATGTGTACCTGGACGATCTCGCCCAGCCTGAAGAGGGACAGCAGATCACTGCTGAGATGTTTCACGCGAAGGGCAACGCTGTACGTACCGCACCTACAGCAGGCGGTACGCACTCCGGCAATCGGACTGGCTCTGGAAAGGACTTTGTGGCACCACGAACTCTTAGATGGTTCACGCGAGGCTGGACGTTGCAGGAGCTCATTGCCTCCTCGCATGTAAAGTTCTATTGCAAGACTGAGAAGTCTATCGGCGCTTTGTCTGACCTTGTTCTGCCCGTTTCCCAGGTGACGGGCATACATGTCAGCTTATTGAAGCATCAACGCCTTCTAGCTTCCTTCAGCATAGCACAGCGAATGAATTGGGCATCGAAGCGGGTCACTACTCGAGTAGAAGATCGAGCTTATTCCTTGCTCGGTATTTTCAATGTCAACATGCCTGTCATCTACGGCGAAGGAGCTAAGGCCTTCCAACGTCTGCAGGAAGAAATCCTACGCGCCTACTCAGACCATACTATATTCGCTTGGCGACCTAGCGGGCCCGAAGAAACTCGGTCTTATCGTCAAGATCTGCTCGCTTCTTCACCCGCCGACTTCCACCATCCGAGTTTCAAATGCTTGAGGAAGACACCGCGCGGAAGCTCACAAAGAGAGTATGAGATCACAGCGAGAAATGTCACTTTCGACCTGCCGGTACTTGACGTCCCAGTGGCTCGGCGAGGTAGTAAATCACACCCTACCCACACCGTGGCAATGCTCAATTGCGGTCATGAAGATCGGCTGACTTCCCACATCACGCTTGTACTCTATAAGAACTCAACAGGCGACTATTCCCGTGCCTCTTTGCAT